A single Thermoanaerobacterium sp. RBIITD DNA region contains:
- a CDS encoding V-type ATP synthase subunit B, whose protein sequence is MLKEYRTIREVAGPLMLVDNVSGVKYNELVEIELKNGEIRRGQVLEVNEDKALVQLFEGSTGININEGKVRFLGRSIELGVSIDMLGRIFDGFGRPKDNGPRIIPEKKLDINGEPLNPVARDYPSEFIQTGISAIDGLNTLVRGQKLPIFSASGLPHNELAAQIARQSKVLGAESKFAVVFGAMGITFEEANFFINDFRRTGAIDRSVLFINLANDPAIERIATPRMALTAAEYLAFEKDMHVLVILTDMTNYCEALREISAARREVPGRRGYPGYMYTDLSTIYERAGRVKDKNGSITQIPILTMPEDDKTHPIPDLTGYITEGQIILNREIMRRGINPPIDVLQSLSRLKDKGIGKGKTREDHADTMNQLFAAYAHGKESKELAVVLGEAALSDTDKLYASFSDEFEKRYIKQGSDENRTIEETLNLGWQLLTLLPKSELKRVRDEYIEKYLPKKNETAKGDK, encoded by the coding sequence ATGCTTAAAGAATATAGAACAATAAGAGAAGTCGCAGGTCCTCTAATGCTAGTTGATAATGTATCAGGTGTCAAATATAATGAACTTGTAGAAATAGAGTTAAAAAATGGAGAGATAAGGCGTGGACAAGTACTTGAAGTAAATGAAGATAAGGCACTAGTACAGCTTTTTGAAGGTTCAACAGGGATTAACATCAATGAAGGAAAAGTAAGATTTTTAGGAAGAAGTATTGAGCTAGGCGTCTCAATAGATATGCTTGGAAGAATATTTGATGGATTTGGTAGGCCAAAAGACAATGGACCACGTATTATTCCTGAAAAAAAACTTGACATAAATGGAGAACCTTTAAACCCTGTTGCAAGAGATTACCCATCGGAATTTATACAGACAGGTATATCTGCAATAGATGGCTTAAATACACTTGTAAGAGGACAAAAGCTTCCTATATTTTCTGCATCTGGTTTACCCCATAACGAACTTGCAGCACAGATTGCAAGGCAATCAAAAGTTCTTGGTGCGGAGAGCAAATTTGCAGTTGTTTTTGGTGCAATGGGAATAACATTTGAAGAAGCGAATTTCTTTATCAATGATTTTAGGAGAACGGGGGCCATTGATAGGTCTGTATTGTTTATAAATCTTGCCAATGACCCAGCGATTGAACGTATAGCAACACCTCGTATGGCTCTTACAGCTGCAGAATATCTTGCATTTGAAAAAGATATGCATGTCCTTGTAATATTAACAGATATGACCAATTATTGCGAGGCATTAAGGGAGATATCAGCAGCCAGGAGGGAAGTGCCTGGTAGAAGAGGATACCCTGGATACATGTATACGGACCTTTCTACAATATATGAAAGAGCGGGTAGAGTAAAGGACAAGAATGGTTCAATAACCCAGATACCTATTCTTACTATGCCGGAAGATGATAAAACACATCCTATTCCAGACTTAACAGGGTATATTACAGAAGGTCAAATTATCTTAAATAGAGAGATCATGAGACGTGGAATAAATCCACCTATTGATGTATTACAATCACTATCGAGGTTAAAGGATAAAGGTATAGGAAAGGGCAAGACAAGAGAAGACCATGCAGATACAATGAATCAACTTTTTGCAGCATATGCTCATGGCAAAGAATCAAAGGAATTAGCAGTTGTATTGGGTGAAGCTGCTTTAAGTGATACAGACAAGCTCTATGCATCCTTTTCAGATGAATTTGAAAAAAGATATATAAAACAAGGGTCAGATGAAAATAGGACAATTGAAGAAACACTAAATCTTGGATGGCAGCTTTTGACGCTTTTGCCAAAGAGCGAATTAAAAAGGGTTAGAGATGAGTATATAGAAAAGTACTTACCTAAGAAAAATGAAACTGCTAAGGGGGATAAATAG
- a CDS encoding V-type ATP synthase subunit D, with the protein MRLAVNPNRMELTKLRRRLNVAERGHKLLKDKQDGLIQKYVDLVKQNKKMREDIEKDLVYALKNFLMARAVMSSEALEESIMFPKMEVDIDIKYKSIMSVVIPKIEISKQKVSEGGEIPYSFISTSAELDSAISILNNLLPRLLELAEVEKTVKLLSIEIEKTRRRVNALEYIMIPQLEETIKFISMKLDENERGNITRLMKVKEMANQNTI; encoded by the coding sequence ATGAGACTGGCAGTTAATCCTAATCGTATGGAACTTACAAAGCTAAGAAGACGGCTAAACGTTGCTGAAAGAGGTCATAAACTTTTAAAAGATAAGCAAGATGGCCTTATTCAAAAATATGTTGACCTTGTAAAGCAGAACAAAAAGATGAGAGAGGATATTGAAAAAGACCTTGTGTATGCTCTAAAAAATTTCCTTATGGCAAGAGCGGTTATGTCTTCTGAGGCTTTAGAAGAAAGTATTATGTTTCCTAAGATGGAAGTAGATATAGATATAAAGTATAAAAGCATCATGAGTGTTGTTATTCCTAAGATAGAGATATCAAAGCAAAAAGTCTCAGAAGGTGGTGAAATACCATACAGTTTTATTTCAACATCAGCGGAGCTTGATAGTGCAATATCTATTTTAAATAACCTTCTTCCAAGACTTTTGGAATTAGCAGAAGTTGAAAAGACCGTGAAACTTCTATCAATTGAGATAGAAAAGACAAGACGACGTGTTAATGCACTTGAATATATTATGATACCACAGCTTGAGGAAACAATAAAATTTATAAGCATGAAACTTGACGAAAATGAAAGAGGAAATATAACGAGACTTATGAAAGTAAAAGAGATGGCAAATCAGAATACAATATGA
- a CDS encoding acylphosphatase — protein MKKMVHLKLTGYVQGVGLRYSVYRMACNLNITGYAKNLYDGSVEIVAEGDEENIKELIYYIKNGLRWAQVDNVEEKWEDYKGEYSNFDIR, from the coding sequence ATGAAGAAGATGGTCCATCTTAAATTAACAGGTTATGTACAAGGAGTAGGTTTAAGATACTCTGTCTATCGAATGGCATGTAATCTTAATATAACAGGTTATGCAAAAAATTTATATGACGGCAGTGTTGAGATAGTTGCCGAAGGCGATGAAGAAAACATAAAGGAATTGATATATTACATAAAAAATGGTTTGAGATGGGCTCAAGTCGATAATGTAGAAGAAAAATGGGAAGACTATAAAGGCGAATATAGTAATTTTGATATAAGGTAA
- a CDS encoding CehA/McbA family metallohydrolase, translating into MKQKETFNDELNPRVYRFEGILTSTDRKKYYEYSFEVYEDVNRITIELRYNEETGNIITTTVFDPCGFRGRGAKRSKRNAILMDISNNPTPGVVPGAIVPGKWILEVEPADIYGFCLYEIVIKLFRGSGEEIYTKIKSRETIINPNAGWYKGELHLHSIESDGIESVSSLISMAEEEKLDYIAITDHNTVSQWSKFVTSDTLAILKGIELSTYNGHANVYGVKNWIDWRVGYNGLNVDTIIDLVHQDGGIISINHPCAPSLDGHLCWSHDTDYSKVDAIEIWNAPWLSLNGDGNKKARKLWDKLLNKGYKIAGIGGSDLHQIDGILKKLGKMLTYIYCDNLSNKSIIDGIKKCKAFVTMGPYIDFTIENETEKVSIGDSIGSGIVKLNIVARDIVKGNDIVIVKDGEIEKKIKADKGSVTYEYTGNLQQGSWYRIEIYDNNRNENDELVAITNPIWGR; encoded by the coding sequence TTGAAACAAAAAGAAACGTTTAATGACGAATTGAACCCACGTGTATATAGATTCGAAGGAATTTTAACATCTACAGATAGAAAAAAATATTACGAATATTCTTTTGAAGTATATGAGGATGTTAACAGAATAACAATTGAATTAAGATATAATGAAGAAACTGGAAATATTATAACGACAACAGTATTTGACCCATGTGGCTTTAGGGGGAGGGGTGCAAAAAGATCGAAGAGAAATGCTATTCTTATGGATATATCAAATAATCCAACGCCAGGAGTTGTTCCTGGGGCAATAGTACCTGGTAAATGGATTCTTGAGGTCGAACCTGCTGATATATATGGTTTCTGCCTTTATGAGATAGTGATAAAGCTATTTAGAGGCAGTGGTGAAGAAATTTATACAAAAATTAAAAGTAGAGAAACTATAATAAATCCTAATGCAGGCTGGTATAAAGGTGAACTTCATTTACATTCAATTGAAAGTGATGGAATTGAATCTGTTTCTTCATTGATAAGTATGGCTGAAGAAGAAAAGCTTGATTATATAGCTATTACAGACCACAATACAGTAAGTCAGTGGAGCAAATTTGTAACGTCCGATACACTTGCTATTTTAAAAGGAATTGAATTATCAACATATAACGGTCATGCTAATGTATATGGCGTAAAGAATTGGATAGACTGGAGAGTTGGATATAATGGCCTTAATGTAGATACAATTATTGATTTGGTACACCAAGATGGTGGAATTATTTCTATAAATCATCCGTGTGCACCTAGCTTAGATGGACATTTATGTTGGAGCCACGATACAGATTACAGCAAAGTTGATGCGATAGAAATATGGAATGCACCATGGCTTTCTTTAAATGGTGACGGTAACAAAAAGGCAAGAAAACTATGGGATAAATTATTAAATAAAGGTTATAAAATTGCCGGTATTGGTGGAAGTGACCTCCATCAAATTGATGGCATATTGAAAAAGCTTGGAAAAATGTTGACATATATATATTGCGATAACCTATCAAATAAATCTATTATAGATGGTATAAAAAAATGCAAAGCTTTTGTGACGATGGGCCCATATATTGATTTTACAATCGAAAATGAAACTGAAAAAGTATCTATTGGCGATTCTATCGGAAGTGGTATCGTGAAATTAAACATTGTTGCAAGAGATATTGTAAAGGGAAATGACATTGTTATTGTAAAAGATGGCGAGATTGAGAAGAAAATAAAAGCTGATAAAGGCTCAGTGACATATGAATATACTGGAAATTTACAGCAAGGTTCATGGTACCGAATTGAGATATATGATAATAACAGGAATGAAAATGACGAGCTTGTTGCAATTACAAATCCAATATGGGGAAGATAA
- the rpoN gene encoding RNA polymerase factor sigma-54: MKADLGLNLKQVQKLIMTPELKQAIEILQLNSYELNDLITTETENNPLLEIVENDKDNMFETYMDIYKYNTLESSDYSGEDEEKDEIGFDNIISDRTSLMDHLMFQLHITPVPKKIREICKTIIYYLDSNGYLNENLKNIKETYKYNDRDIQEALSIVQTFDPPGIAARNLNECLKLQLISKNLYNGILKEIVDNYLSEVGDNRLSYVAKKLNTDIREIQKAVDEIKKLNPKPGANFSSYNDVRYVLPDAYIKKINDEYIVLINDSLYPGLKINKTYENILRQTDDDNIKKYLSSKMQSALWLIKSIESRRDTLYKVLKAIVNEQREFFERGQKYIKPMNLKQIADIVGVHESTVSRAINGKFVDTPLGVYEIKHFFQNGIKNNEGEKYSAEMLKELIKQFIDNEDSKKPLSDQKIVELMLKKNISISRRTVTKYREELNIPSSAKRKRY; the protein is encoded by the coding sequence ATGAAGGCAGATTTAGGACTTAATTTGAAACAAGTACAGAAATTAATAATGACACCGGAATTAAAGCAGGCTATCGAAATTCTTCAATTAAACTCATATGAGTTAAATGACCTTATTACTACAGAAACAGAAAATAATCCTTTGCTTGAAATAGTTGAAAATGATAAAGACAATATGTTTGAAACATATATGGATATATATAAATATAATACTTTAGAGAGTTCTGATTACAGCGGTGAAGATGAAGAAAAAGATGAAATAGGCTTTGACAATATTATAAGTGATAGAACGTCATTGATGGACCATTTGATGTTTCAATTGCATATAACACCAGTGCCAAAGAAAATAAGAGAAATATGCAAAACAATAATATATTATCTTGATAGTAATGGTTATCTTAATGAAAATTTGAAAAATATAAAGGAAACTTATAAGTATAATGATAGAGATATTCAAGAAGCCTTGTCAATAGTACAAACATTTGATCCGCCGGGTATTGCAGCAAGGAATTTAAATGAATGTCTTAAGCTTCAGCTTATATCGAAGAATTTATATAATGGAATATTAAAAGAAATTGTAGATAATTATCTAAGTGAGGTAGGCGATAACAGGTTAAGCTATGTTGCTAAAAAGCTTAATACTGATATTAGAGAAATACAAAAGGCTGTTGATGAAATAAAAAAATTAAATCCAAAACCTGGTGCAAATTTTTCCTCATATAATGATGTCAGATATGTATTACCTGATGCTTATATAAAGAAAATTAATGATGAATATATTGTTTTAATTAATGATTCATTATATCCTGGACTTAAAATAAATAAGACATATGAAAATATACTAAGACAAACTGATGATGATAATATCAAAAAATATCTAAGCTCAAAAATGCAATCAGCATTATGGCTCATAAAAAGCATTGAAAGTAGGCGTGATACCCTATACAAAGTATTAAAGGCAATAGTGAATGAACAAAGAGAGTTTTTTGAAAGAGGACAAAAATATATTAAGCCTATGAATTTGAAGCAGATTGCGGACATTGTGGGTGTTCATGAGTCTACTGTTAGCAGAGCAATAAACGGAAAATTTGTTGATACACCACTTGGAGTTTATGAAATTAAACATTTTTTCCAGAATGGAATAAAAAATAATGAAGGCGAAAAATATTCAGCCGAAATGTTAAAAGAATTAATAAAGCAATTTATAGATAATGAAGATTCAAAAAAACCATTGAGCGATCAAAAAATTGTCGAATTGATGTTGAAAAAGAATATTTCAATATCAAGAAGAACTGTTACAAAATATAGAGAAGAACTTAATATACCCTCTTCCGCAAAGAGAAAACGGTATTAA
- a CDS encoding sugar-binding domain-containing protein, producing MNDIISLQQKIVPELIELLQKRYTIMRNIYFSQPIGRRALSYQLNLGERVIRTEVSFLKSQGLININPLGMTVTKEGEDLIDELKEFIHELKGLNNMEKTLAKCLKLKKVIVIPGDVDSDPLIRKDMGKSAANYLKSIIKHDSIIALTGGSTVMEVANEMPQSYTTSEIMVVPARGGLGRDVEKQANTIASVLAKKLGGSYKMLHVPDNIGKEAIKTLLHEPDIKDVVDILKKADVVLFGIGRADVMADRRNLSQAIKDYLKKVGATSEALGYYLNKNGETVYETPSIFLTKEDLKRIKNLIAVSGGKSKAEAILSTCNSGTVDVLITDEGAAFEMLKSC from the coding sequence ATGAATGACATAATTTCGCTACAACAAAAAATAGTGCCTGAATTAATAGAACTATTACAAAAAAGGTATACTATAATGCGTAATATTTATTTCAGTCAACCGATAGGAAGAAGGGCACTATCATATCAGCTAAATCTTGGTGAAAGGGTTATAAGAACGGAGGTTTCATTTTTAAAAAGCCAAGGTTTAATTAACATAAACCCTCTTGGAATGACCGTAACCAAAGAAGGTGAAGACCTTATAGATGAGCTAAAAGAGTTTATACATGAACTCAAAGGTCTAAATAATATGGAAAAAACACTTGCGAAGTGTTTGAAGTTAAAAAAGGTTATTGTTATACCTGGTGATGTTGATAGCGACCCTCTAATAAGAAAAGATATGGGCAAATCAGCAGCTAATTATTTAAAAAGCATTATAAAGCATGACAGTATAATAGCATTAACTGGGGGGTCTACCGTTATGGAAGTAGCAAATGAAATGCCTCAAAGTTACACTACATCTGAAATTATGGTTGTCCCGGCAAGAGGCGGTTTAGGGCGTGATGTAGAAAAACAAGCAAATACTATTGCATCTGTCCTTGCCAAGAAATTAGGCGGTTCATATAAAATGTTACATGTTCCAGACAACATTGGAAAAGAAGCTATCAAAACTTTACTACATGAACCAGATATTAAAGATGTTGTTGATATACTTAAAAAAGCTGATGTAGTACTTTTTGGTATCGGACGAGCTGATGTTATGGCTGATAGAAGGAATTTGTCTCAGGCTATTAAAGATTATCTTAAAAAAGTTGGCGCAACATCAGAAGCATTAGGATATTATTTAAACAAAAATGGTGAAACGGTTTATGAAACACCTAGTATATTTCTAACAAAAGAGGATTTAAAAAGAATTAAAAATCTTATTGCTGTATCTGGTGGGAAGAGTAAAGCAGAGGCTATTTTGTCGACCTGTAATAGTGGTACAGTAGATGTTCTGATAACAGATGAAGGAGCAGCATTTGAAATGTTAAAAAGTTGTTAA
- the gap gene encoding type I glyceraldehyde-3-phosphate dehydrogenase translates to MTVKVGINGFGRIGRNFFRAALKKNVDLDIVAFNDLTDAKTLAHLLKYDSTFGRFEGEVEAKENSLLVNGKEIQIIKETDPAKLPWKDLGVDVVIESTGRFTNKDDAVKHIQAGAKKVIITAPAKNEDITIVMGVNEEKYDPKAHNVISNASCTTNCLAPFAKVLHNKFTIKRGLMTTVHSYTNDQRILDLPHKDLRRARAAALSIIPTTTGAAKAVALVLPELKGKLNGFAMRVPTPDVSVVDLVAELEKNVTVEEVNAALKAASENELKGILGYTDEPLVSMDFKGDSRSSIVDGLSTMVMEGNLVKVVSWYDNEWGYSNRVVDLAKYVADRL, encoded by the coding sequence ATGACAGTAAAAGTAGGTATTAATGGCTTTGGTAGAATAGGTAGAAATTTCTTTAGGGCAGCATTAAAGAAGAATGTAGACCTTGATATAGTCGCATTCAATGACTTGACTGATGCTAAGACATTAGCACATCTATTAAAATACGATTCAACATTTGGCAGATTTGAAGGCGAAGTTGAAGCAAAAGAAAATTCATTACTTGTAAATGGCAAAGAAATACAAATCATAAAAGAAACAGATCCAGCAAAGCTTCCATGGAAGGACCTTGGCGTTGACGTTGTAATTGAATCAACAGGAAGATTTACAAATAAAGACGATGCTGTAAAACATATTCAGGCTGGAGCAAAAAAAGTAATAATTACTGCACCTGCAAAGAATGAAGACATTACAATAGTTATGGGCGTAAATGAAGAAAAATATGATCCTAAAGCACACAATGTAATATCAAATGCTTCATGTACGACTAACTGCTTAGCACCATTTGCAAAAGTTCTACATAACAAATTCACAATTAAAAGAGGTTTAATGACAACTGTACACTCATATACAAATGACCAAAGGATTCTTGACCTTCCACACAAAGATTTGAGAAGAGCAAGAGCTGCAGCATTATCTATCATCCCTACAACAACAGGTGCAGCAAAGGCTGTTGCATTGGTTCTCCCAGAATTAAAAGGAAAATTAAATGGTTTCGCTATGAGAGTACCAACACCAGATGTATCTGTTGTTGACCTTGTTGCAGAACTTGAGAAAAATGTAACTGTTGAAGAAGTAAATGCGGCATTAAAAGCAGCATCAGAAAATGAACTCAAAGGAATCCTCGGATACACAGATGAACCATTGGTATCAATGGACTTTAAAGGTGATTCACGTTCATCAATAGTTGATGGTTTATCAACAATGGTTATGGAAGGCAATCTTGTAAAAGTAGTTTCATGGTATGACAATGAATGGGGTTATTCAAACAGGGTTGTTGACCTTGCTAAATATGTAGCAGATAGACTATAA